The genomic DNA GATACAATGTTATCTTCCAAAGAAACACTTAATCATGTAGTTCAATGACTGATTCAAGCCTCGTGTCAGTATCCTGAGAATAAGAAAGAGGGGTTTGTTGCCCTATACAATCATATGTTGATCACTGATACTATTTCTTCAACACTAGAACCAACTCAATAATACTATCACTCAATTACTTCTAGTTGGCTTGAGCATTTAAGGTGTTTAGCAGACTGCACGATTGTAAAATGATCAGACGCATTTTGGTAGCACTTATTTTTCTCTAAAAATGACACAATCGTATACAATAGAGGAAGTGAAGTTGAATCATATTAAAATCATTCACTCGATTCACACTACTCAAAGGGCATTGCTCACTACCTGTTAGGAATCAAATGACTAATAGAGACATAACCACATCAAACTTAGgagaagaacaaaagaactaTCTTTTAATAACGAGGCCTACCTCGCTTTGATATGCAACAGCAACCCTCGTGCCTAAACAGAAACAACCACACAAATGAGCATCCATAGGCTATATAATGAGCAAAATCGAACCATAATGAGAGGGGGAGGAGAAATATGACCGAAGAGATGTCGGAAGGCGTCCCGGCAGGCATCATGGACGTACGCGGCGTAGTTGTCGTCCTTCTCGGCAGCGCGCATGATCTCCGGCTGCGCCGCTGGAGGGAACCGCCTTTCCCGCAACCCTTCCGTCGCCGGCCGGAAGCTCGGGCCGGCCTCTCCGCCGCCGCTCCTCTCCCCTCCCATGCCGCGCTCGCTCCTTGACCTTATGCTTGGCTTCGGATCGGCAAGAACAAACTAAAATGATAAAGGGGACTTCGATCAAATATAATTGATCGGATTGTCAGACACATAGTTGTATAAATTAAACCGAACCGGATCATGAACCACTAGGTCGACTAATGGAACCGAATGCATAGTCGTACAACTAGACTGTGACCGGACCAAATGTGATAACCCCGCTATATAAATCTGCGCCAATCTATGGGGGTAAAATGGACCTGCAAGATTAGTCGTACAACTTAAAGTGGACCGGATTTAAGCTCAATTAGTTGAACTGGACCGGATCGTTGGTTCAGTAGTCTAATAGATTAATTAGTCGAACCTCATACTCATAGTTAAAATGATATGTTTATATAACTTAAACTAGATATAACTAGTCTAATTTTAGTTAAACTAATGATTGTACGGTTAATATGCCATTTATACGATGTTAAATTTCAAATAATTGTTAAATGCATGATGCCCTTTATACTCGTAATAAACATATTCCATCATGTCACAACTGGCGTCATCAAACTCATCGCTACCGTTCATCAGACCGAAGTCGGACGGTTCCAATTAACGGAACTCATGACGCAGCAAGACCTTGTCATGAGCACATTAGTGAGAGACATAAATTTCCAGTGATCCACCATCATCATTCATGGAAAACTCCATGACCTTCAAGAAaaagatctaaattttcaatcaaaacGTTCTTACAAAAGCGATGTAAAGTTGTCAAAACCTCAGAAATGTTATGATCCTGGAACAAAGGATTTTAAACTTGTCTGATAGTTGCAACTAATTCATTATGAACGCTGTGCCAAAAGTTTAAAACAAGGAATCTGAAACTGAGTTTCTATCAATCGCGTTCGCTGATTGCTGTTAGATGTTCCTCGATCTCCTCTGTCGATAACACTCTAAATGTTGGATCTTCTGTCCTCACAACTCCCACCTAGTATATAAGCATTTATAATCACAGAAAATTTTAAAGGACAGataactattaattgtgactACATACGTTCTCAAATCTTATGAGAAAATAGAGTCTCAAGACTAAAATAAGAGATTACCTCTATCTCTGTAGCTTTGAAATCCTCTTGCAGAACTGACTGCAAAGCAGATATTGCAGTCTAGACAAAAACAAGTCAAGAAAACATCATTTCACAAATATTTTACCTAATGATAACCAATCATTGAATGAGAAAAGGGTGTAAAGGTTACTAATTAACTAGAGTACTATGCTTGTCAAAAATTATGAGAGAATAGGGTAGGATTATTAAaacaaacaaattatttttattctAATAATATATAAGCAACAATTTCGGAAGAATAGACTTGCTAACTAGTTCTAAGCCACTAAACATGATTTGGATATCGCAGTGTCCTAAAACTTGTTAAGTGAGAAAGTAACTTGTTAAGCAAGAGAGTATTCGTGCAATCCTACATAAAAGGAGAATGTGAGTTACTTGAACCAAGTGTCATACGATACTAACAACAATATATCTTATGGGCATACCTGCACTGTTTCCTCGTATGAGAATACAGGAtcattcttcattttcttttccaaGAAGTTGATCGCTTCTTGTTCTTTCAGGCCAGCACTTGTTGCCTAGAATTAAAATCGTGAAAGAGTATAAAAATCAGTAAGCTACAACTGCATTTACAAAAAAAGGATACTCTAGTTATACAACAATGTGTCGCAATAATAGATGGAACTAAAAGATGAGAGGTATAAAAACTTAATACACTTTTCCTTTAAGATAAAAGCTCCATTAGGTGTGTACGAGTTATTTCACATTGGACAAGAAATACCATATCAAGCTGAGCAAATGTTTTGACAAGGAGACTTCCCCTTATACTGCATATAGAGTCATTGTATATTGGAGTAACAAGACCCACCTAGATGAGAGAACCGACTAAGTAACTTTAGACTAAATCACTGGTCCAAAATACAAGCTCAATTAAAAAACACATGAGCTCAAGCAAAGATAATAATTCCCTCATTTAGGCCTATAAACCTCTTCCATTGGCTCACAACTGTTTGTGCGAAACTAATTAGGAATAGCCAAATTAAGGATTCTGTCTACATCAAAACCTATACTCTAACACATACTTTATATTTGTTCATAATTGATGGTGTCCAGGACCAGATGATGCTCTGTCATCACAGAGGCAATGTTTTCTGGACACCTCACCGTGCTTAGCATTTAATCTTTTCTTAAGAACTAACCTATTATTGATAAGTCCAACTAGCAGCCTGCCCAAAGTGATTAACCCAAGGTTACAACACTCAGCCTATGAACTTCATAACTTGCAACTTCCCATATTATTCAACTCCATAATTTAAGGAATCATTATCATGATAGTTTGAAAAGGGATAATAACAATAACATCTATTATTAACAATTATGTTGATGGCAACTCAATAGTTAGTGCCTCAAGAGTCAGCAAAAGGAACATAGAACTAGCTGTAAAATTAAACAGTTAACAGTTGACTGAAGAACGTATGTCAATCATCAATAAGAACATAAATTGGAATGCAGGGCATACATACTCATTGTATAGACTTAAATGGATAACCTAATTAGCAAGTGCACCGGTTTATTTTTATCTTCCCTAGTAATTGAGGTTGAGTTATATGCTTTGCTTTTCTAACTACTCATTAAAAGAAACCTAAAAGTAGCAACAGATATCATTAAAGAAAACTAGAACTAGCCATATTCATCTTAGTAACAATCGTTTATACAGCTCAATTGGATTCTTTAGTAATAGCATGGTTCCATTTATCATCTTCCGGATTATGTTTCATATACTACAATTGTGATTATTTTTCAGAAAGAATCCACTCGAGTGGCATAATACCTGAGATTACTAAGACATAAAAGCAAGTAAAACAAATGTATTTCATATTTTGCATACCTTGTGCCCAAAGAAATGGCCAGCTGGATCGCATTTGAAGAGTTGGGCTCCCTTCTCCTCATCAATACCCAAGATCATTGCAACTTCAATGAAACAACATAGTATGAGAGACAGAGAGAGGCAGTTTAAATCTAGAAGAAGGCTCCACCTATTTCCATTCTTCTAGGAATTTCGCAATCTTAAAGATATCAACAAGAATCTAACCTATTCCAAGAGGCCTCATATAGGCATGCTGGGTATATATCTGCGATTTATCTGCTACCCTGGGCATTCATGTCAGACAGAATATTAAGTTACTAAAAGAGACGAAAAATGTGTATTCGAAATGCAAAGGTAGTTATCTATAAAATGCTTAATGAACATGCTATTGACCTGCTACACACCAGAAATTTAAATAGTTGGAGTATGATCCATATAGCTCAGGTAAGTCACAAGATCAAATTCCAAATGTAAGGTCTCTTGAAATCTAAATCCAGTAGAAGTCAAAATGGACAGCCATTTCTTAACTAGAAAAGGAGATCTACATAACATGGTTGATCAAATATCAATGTCTTGATAGTAAATTTCACTATGGGGCAAGAATAGAAAGCCAATTTGCCCCCACAGGCTGGCACAGTTAGTACTTGCATGTGGTGTTGTTTCAATAGGTCATGGGGTTTATTCCCAGTGTGTGCGAAATGCATCACAAGTCACCTGACTCCCATGCAAAGGGCCACTGCTAGGCGAAgccctcgtgatttacctccttccaaATCGCATGGGGCAGTCCTGGAGGGCCCCAGGGTGAAGGTTAACACCTTTTGTTGCAATAAGAATTGAAAGCCAATTTTCCTAATCTTGAGAGTTGCATAAAACTAGCACATTTAATTCTCCATAGAAATTGAGCATTAACCTATGCCATAAAATATTGAAACAACAAATATTGGCATCGTGCAAGCAAAAGAACTAGCATTCACTATATCCTAACAGCAATATTTCAAAAACTGAGTGTTATAACCTTCAAAT from Zingiber officinale cultivar Zhangliang chromosome 4A, Zo_v1.1, whole genome shotgun sequence includes the following:
- the LOC121970078 gene encoding proteasome subunit alpha type-6-like → MSRGTGAGYDRHITIFSPEGRLYQVEYAFKAVKASGITSIGVRGKDSVCVVTQKKVPDKLLDQTSVTHLFPITKCLGLLATGMTADARSLVQQARNEAAEFRFKWGYEMPVDVLSKWVADKSQIYTQHAYMRPLGIVAMILGIDEEKGAQLFKCDPAGHFFGHKATSAGLKEQEAINFLEKKMKNDPVFSYEETVQTAISALQSVLQEDFKATEIEVGVVRTEDPTFRVLSTEEIEEHLTAISERD